The proteins below come from a single Oerskovia jenensis genomic window:
- a CDS encoding VOC family protein: MTDRTMKVPGSDATGLATKDLLSADTSMDAVTLHVADLDLMTRYYRDALSLAVLTPSDALLAAIPGAGTGSRDETVVLGRGATPLVVLRRGKDLPRARRGEAGLFHTALLFDDAPALAAAVASVARTAPSTFVGSGDHLVSEAFYFTDPEGNGVELYHDRPRETWSWQDGQVAMDTLYIDPNAFMQQHLTDAALERALSTDVVGPDDTVVGHVHLQVGDIPTARAFYVDTLGFEATASLPSALFVSAGGYHHHMAMNTWNSQGAGPRASTLGLGQVAISVPSEDDVTALADRLSRRGIQMRHDGATLRFDDPWKNLIEVAVR, from the coding sequence ATGACTGACCGCACGATGAAGGTTCCCGGCTCCGACGCCACCGGCCTCGCGACCAAGGACCTGCTCTCGGCCGACACCTCGATGGACGCCGTGACGCTGCACGTCGCCGACCTCGACCTGATGACCCGCTACTACCGCGACGCGCTCTCCCTGGCCGTGCTGACGCCGTCGGACGCCCTGCTCGCGGCGATCCCCGGCGCCGGGACCGGCTCGCGCGACGAGACCGTGGTCCTCGGGCGCGGCGCGACCCCGCTCGTCGTCCTGCGCCGCGGCAAGGACCTGCCGCGTGCCCGCCGCGGCGAGGCCGGCCTGTTCCACACGGCCCTGCTGTTCGACGACGCCCCCGCGCTCGCCGCGGCCGTCGCGTCGGTCGCGCGCACCGCTCCCAGCACGTTCGTCGGCAGCGGCGACCACCTGGTGTCCGAGGCGTTCTACTTCACCGACCCCGAGGGCAACGGCGTCGAGCTCTACCACGACCGCCCGCGCGAGACCTGGAGCTGGCAGGACGGCCAGGTCGCGATGGACACGCTCTACATCGACCCCAACGCGTTCATGCAGCAGCACCTCACGGACGCGGCGCTCGAGCGTGCGCTCTCGACCGACGTCGTCGGACCCGACGACACGGTCGTGGGGCACGTGCACCTCCAGGTGGGCGACATCCCCACGGCCCGCGCGTTCTACGTCGACACCCTGGGTTTCGAGGCCACGGCCTCGCTGCCCAGCGCACTGTTCGTCTCGGCGGGCGGGTACCACCACCACATGGCCATGAACACGTGGAACAGCCAGGGGGCCGGTCCGCGCGCCTCGACGCTGGGCCTGGGGCAGGTGGCCATCTCGGTGCCTTCCGAGGACGACGTCACGGCGCTGGCCGACCGCCTGTCCCGGCGCGGGATCCAGATGCGTCACGACGGCGCGACCCTGCGCTTCGACGACCCGTGGAAGAACCTCATCGAGGTCGCGGTGCGCTAG
- a CDS encoding DUF4203 domain-containing protein gives MDPVVAGLVIVAVGLLLCFLGVGSVHLAVIASGFGLGWMLGDLFGASQSTALLVGVLGALVAWIAVAFVFKLAAFFIGIVTGAVIGAKLYGTVSGDSGNWVLAAIIVIAVAAACGFLADRYRRRALLWLTTIGGAGIVLGGLARVAPDPLGFLRDPSPGWEQVVSFLAWAALALAGWLVQRRLFAKRLGIERDEQPSTR, from the coding sequence ATGGACCCGGTCGTCGCTGGTCTCGTCATCGTCGCCGTCGGGTTGCTCCTGTGCTTCCTGGGCGTCGGCTCGGTCCACCTCGCGGTCATCGCGTCCGGTTTCGGTCTCGGCTGGATGCTGGGCGACCTGTTCGGCGCGAGCCAGTCGACCGCGCTGCTGGTCGGCGTCCTGGGGGCGCTCGTCGCGTGGATCGCCGTGGCGTTCGTGTTCAAGCTCGCGGCGTTCTTCATCGGGATCGTGACCGGTGCGGTCATCGGGGCCAAGCTCTACGGCACGGTCTCGGGCGACTCGGGGAACTGGGTCCTCGCGGCGATCATCGTCATCGCGGTCGCGGCGGCCTGCGGCTTCCTCGCGGACAGGTACCGGCGCCGGGCCCTGCTGTGGCTCACGACGATCGGCGGTGCGGGCATCGTGCTCGGCGGGCTCGCGCGCGTGGCCCCCGACCCCCTGGGTTTCCTGCGCGACCCGTCGCCGGGCTGGGAGCAGGTCGTGTCGTTCCTCGCGTGGGCCGCGCTGGCCCTCGCCGGCTGGCTCGTCCAGCGACGGCTGTTCGCCAAGCGCCTGGGCATCGAGCGCGACGAGCAGCCCTCGACGCGCTGA
- the eda gene encoding bifunctional 4-hydroxy-2-oxoglutarate aldolase/2-dehydro-3-deoxy-phosphogluconate aldolase has protein sequence MSPAAPPTDLHELFARVRVVPVVVVEDEAQALALGAALLDGGLPLAEITFRTPGARAAIAAVTRELPELVTGAGTVINAAQVDQAVDAGARFVVSPGLSADVVRRAQHHGLPIFPGVATPSDIMAALALGLDVVKFFPAGINGGVPAITALSAPFPGLRFVPTGGVSAGNATEYLSVPSVLAVGGSWMVDKALVEAGDFAEITRRSAQAVELAASTGTAVPAAASAAAGK, from the coding sequence ATGTCACCCGCTGCGCCCCCGACCGACCTGCACGAGCTCTTCGCCAGGGTCCGGGTCGTCCCCGTGGTCGTCGTGGAGGACGAGGCCCAGGCGCTCGCCCTCGGTGCCGCCCTCCTGGACGGCGGACTGCCCCTCGCCGAGATCACCTTCCGCACCCCAGGCGCTCGCGCCGCCATCGCGGCCGTCACGCGCGAGCTCCCCGAGCTCGTGACCGGGGCAGGGACCGTGATCAACGCCGCCCAGGTCGACCAGGCCGTCGACGCCGGCGCCCGCTTCGTCGTCTCGCCCGGACTGAGCGCCGACGTCGTGCGCCGCGCCCAGCACCACGGCCTGCCGATCTTCCCGGGGGTCGCGACGCCGTCGGACATCATGGCCGCCCTCGCCCTGGGTCTCGACGTCGTGAAGTTCTTCCCCGCCGGGATCAACGGGGGAGTGCCGGCGATCACGGCCCTGTCGGCGCCGTTCCCCGGCCTGCGCTTCGTCCCCACGGGCGGCGTGAGCGCCGGCAACGCGACCGAGTACCTCTCGGTGCCCTCCGTCCTCGCGGTGGGCGGCTCGTGGATGGTCGACAAGGCTCTCGTCGAGGCCGGTGACTTCGCGGAGATCACGCGCCGCTCCGCGCAGGCCGTCGAGCTCGCGGCGTCCACCGGGACCGCAGTGCCCGCCGCCGCCTCCGCTGCCGCAGGGAAGTGA
- a CDS encoding SDR family oxidoreductase, which produces MIAVTAATGHLGHLVVDSLLERGVAPERIVAAVRTPAKAVDLAERGVVVREADYSRPETLATALDGVDVLLLVSGSEVGQRVQQHANVVEAARAAGVRHLVYTSAPQATTSALVLAPEHKATEELIAASGLPATILRNGWYTENYLGVVEQARETGVVLGSVGEGLVASASRRDYAEAAAVVLAAADVDPSFEGGVRELSGDVAWDHPFLAATIAEIVGREVVYQDVTPEVHTQVLLDAGLDEGTAGFVVALDGNTRDGLLAATSDELSRLIGRPTTPLAEGLRAAVGVTSAA; this is translated from the coding sequence ATGATCGCCGTCACCGCCGCCACCGGACACCTCGGACACCTCGTCGTCGACTCGCTCCTCGAGCGCGGTGTCGCCCCCGAGCGGATCGTCGCCGCCGTCCGCACCCCGGCCAAGGCCGTCGACCTCGCCGAGCGCGGCGTCGTCGTCCGCGAGGCCGACTACTCGCGCCCCGAGACCTTGGCGACGGCGCTCGACGGGGTCGACGTGCTCCTGCTGGTCTCCGGCTCCGAGGTCGGGCAGCGTGTCCAGCAGCACGCCAACGTGGTCGAGGCCGCCCGTGCCGCCGGCGTCCGCCACCTCGTCTACACGAGCGCGCCGCAGGCCACCACGTCCGCACTGGTCCTCGCCCCCGAGCACAAGGCCACCGAGGAGCTCATCGCGGCCTCGGGGCTGCCCGCCACGATCCTGCGCAACGGCTGGTACACCGAGAACTACCTCGGAGTGGTCGAGCAGGCGCGCGAGACCGGCGTCGTGCTCGGCAGCGTCGGCGAGGGTCTCGTCGCGTCGGCGAGCCGCAGGGACTACGCCGAGGCCGCTGCCGTCGTCCTCGCGGCAGCCGACGTCGACCCCTCGTTCGAGGGTGGCGTCCGCGAGCTCTCGGGCGACGTCGCGTGGGACCACCCGTTCCTCGCCGCGACCATCGCGGAGATCGTCGGTCGCGAGGTCGTCTACCAGGACGTGACCCCCGAGGTGCACACCCAGGTCCTCCTCGACGCGGGCCTCGACGAGGGGACCGCAGGCTTCGTGGTCGCGCTCGACGGCAACACGCGTGACGGTCTGCTCGCCGCGACGTCGGACGAGCTGTCGCGCCTCATCGGCCGCCCGACGACGCCGCTCGCCGAGGGCCTGCGGGCGGCGGTGGGCGTGACGTCGGCCGCGTGA
- a CDS encoding universal stress protein yields MTVLVAYNDSPQGEAALRAGAAEALRRALPLAVFVLTPLEGPPQDDPPLPPDLAHLLDALPAGTPVATVTYREARVDPPVAILDEAERLAASLVVIGSRKRSPVGKFLLGSTTQRVLLDAHAPVLVIKAKH; encoded by the coding sequence ATGACCGTACTTGTGGCCTACAACGACTCGCCACAGGGTGAGGCGGCACTGCGAGCCGGAGCCGCCGAGGCGCTCCGCCGAGCACTTCCCCTCGCCGTCTTCGTGCTCACCCCGCTCGAAGGCCCGCCGCAGGACGACCCGCCCCTCCCGCCGGACCTCGCGCACCTGCTCGACGCCCTGCCCGCAGGCACCCCGGTCGCGACCGTGACCTACCGCGAGGCTCGGGTCGACCCGCCCGTCGCGATCCTCGACGAGGCCGAGCGCCTCGCCGCGAGCCTCGTCGTGATCGGCTCGCGCAAACGCTCCCCCGTCGGCAAGTTCCTGCTCGGCAGCACCACCCAGCGCGTCCTGCTCGATGCACACGCTCCTGTGCTCGTCATCAAGGCCAAGCACTAG
- a CDS encoding IclR family transcriptional regulator, giving the protein MVVLPGTETDAPGVGPAPSPLGSVDKALLALEHLAAAGPRGVPLGTLAADLGLNKTSLHRTLAALRFRGYAEQDPATGSYRLGPAATALGNVFLGEEHLPALLTPALTAVCEATGELTHLGVLSGPEIVYLDKVEPARAVRVWSAIGRRRPAATTALGRALLAHRATDRSAMGWYTAAASDTSPGAQDSLWETLRTTRARGYATETEENEPGISCLAVPLLRAGQAVAALSVTAPADRMDETRHVELARTIDTVARPLLPASLTLPAEIASPGR; this is encoded by the coding sequence GTGGTAGTCCTGCCCGGCACCGAGACGGACGCCCCCGGGGTCGGCCCTGCCCCGAGCCCGCTCGGCTCGGTCGACAAGGCGCTGCTCGCGCTCGAGCACCTCGCCGCCGCGGGCCCGCGCGGCGTTCCGCTGGGGACCCTCGCGGCCGACCTCGGACTGAACAAGACCTCGCTGCACCGCACGCTCGCCGCGCTGCGCTTCCGCGGCTACGCCGAGCAGGACCCGGCGACCGGCAGCTACCGCCTCGGGCCTGCCGCGACCGCGCTCGGGAACGTCTTCCTCGGCGAGGAGCACCTGCCCGCCCTGCTGACCCCCGCTCTCACCGCGGTGTGCGAGGCGACGGGCGAGCTCACCCACCTGGGCGTGCTGTCCGGGCCGGAGATCGTCTACCTCGACAAGGTCGAGCCCGCGCGAGCCGTCCGCGTGTGGTCCGCGATCGGACGCCGCCGCCCGGCCGCCACCACGGCCCTCGGGCGGGCCCTGCTCGCACACCGCGCGACCGACCGCTCCGCGATGGGCTGGTACACGGCCGCGGCGAGCGACACCAGCCCCGGGGCGCAGGACTCGCTGTGGGAGACCCTGCGCACGACGCGCGCCCGCGGGTACGCGACCGAGACCGAGGAGAACGAACCGGGCATCAGCTGCTTGGCCGTCCCGCTGCTGCGCGCAGGCCAGGCCGTGGCGGCGCTCTCGGTGACCGCCCCGGCGGACCGCATGGACGAGACCCGGCACGTCGAGCTCGCCCGGACGATCGACACCGTCGCCCGCCCGCTGCTCCCCGCGTCGCTGACCCTGCCCGCCGAGATCGCGTCCCCGGGCCGCTGA